A single genomic interval of Novosphingobium ginsenosidimutans harbors:
- the ffh gene encoding signal recognition particle protein — protein MFDSLSDRLGSVFDKLRGRGALNEADVREAMREVRIALLEADVALPVVRRFIDSVTEQAVGQSVLKSVTPGQQVVKIVNDALVEMLGGDDVPGLDLAAAPPVVIMMVGLQGSGKTTTTAKLAKLLKEKHGKKAMMASLDVNRPAAQEQLKVLGEQVDVATLPIIAGQQPVDIATRALQAAKLQAIDVLLLDTAGRLHVDQQLMDEMQAVAAISTPKEVLLVVDSLTGQDAVNVAQSFTAQVPLTGVVLTRMDGDARGGAALSMRAVTGKPIKFAGTGEKLDALEVFQPSRVAGRILGMGDVVSIVERAAAAIEEEEAERMAARMAKGQFDMNDLRQQLRQMQKMGGLGALAGMMPGMKKAKQAMEQSGMDDRVLLRMDAIIGSMTPKERIRPDLLNAKRKIRIAKGSGVQVQDVNKLLKMHQEMERAMKQIKKMGGLAGLGKLFGGGGLGAAMPGLGGPGAGGGLPSNLNDLLKKK, from the coding sequence ATGTTCGACAGTCTTTCAGACCGGCTAGGCAGCGTCTTTGACAAGCTGCGCGGGCGCGGTGCGCTGAACGAGGCGGACGTGCGCGAGGCGATGCGCGAAGTGCGAATCGCCCTGCTCGAAGCTGACGTTGCGCTCCCGGTAGTTCGCCGCTTCATCGATTCGGTGACCGAGCAGGCGGTTGGCCAGTCGGTCCTGAAGTCGGTCACGCCGGGCCAGCAGGTCGTCAAGATCGTCAACGACGCTCTTGTAGAGATGCTGGGCGGGGACGATGTCCCGGGTCTCGATCTTGCCGCCGCGCCGCCGGTCGTGATCATGATGGTCGGCCTGCAAGGCTCGGGCAAGACCACCACGACCGCCAAGCTCGCCAAGCTGCTCAAGGAAAAGCACGGCAAGAAGGCCATGATGGCCTCGCTCGACGTCAACCGTCCGGCCGCGCAGGAGCAGCTCAAGGTGCTGGGCGAGCAGGTGGACGTTGCCACCCTGCCGATCATTGCCGGCCAGCAGCCGGTCGATATCGCTACTCGCGCGCTCCAGGCGGCGAAGCTGCAGGCCATCGACGTCCTGCTGCTCGATACCGCTGGCCGGCTCCATGTCGATCAGCAGCTGATGGACGAGATGCAGGCCGTGGCCGCGATCTCGACCCCCAAGGAAGTGCTGCTGGTTGTCGATTCGCTGACCGGCCAGGATGCCGTTAACGTGGCGCAGAGCTTTACCGCGCAGGTCCCGCTGACCGGCGTGGTGCTGACCCGGATGGACGGCGATGCCCGCGGCGGTGCGGCACTGTCGATGCGCGCGGTCACCGGCAAGCCGATCAAGTTTGCCGGCACCGGCGAAAAGCTTGATGCGCTGGAGGTGTTCCAGCCCAGCCGCGTTGCTGGCCGGATCCTCGGCATGGGCGATGTCGTCTCGATCGTCGAGCGCGCCGCCGCTGCGATCGAAGAGGAAGAGGCCGAGCGTATGGCCGCGCGGATGGCCAAGGGTCAGTTCGACATGAACGACCTGCGCCAACAACTGCGCCAGATGCAGAAGATGGGCGGCCTCGGCGCGCTCGCTGGCATGATGCCGGGCATGAAGAAGGCCAAGCAGGCGATGGAACAGTCCGGCATGGACGACCGCGTGCTGCTGCGGATGGATGCAATCATCGGTTCGATGACGCCCAAGGAACGGATCCGTCCCGACTTGCTCAATGCCAAGCGCAAGATCCGCATTGCCAAGGGTTCGGGCGTCCAGGTTCAGGACGTCAACAAGCTGCTCAAGATGCACCAGGAAATGGAGCGCGCGATGAAGCAGATCAAGAAGATGGGCGGCCTGGCCGGTCTGGGCAAGCTGTTCGGCGGGGGCGGCCTGGGCGCTGCCATGCCGGGGCTGGGCGGACCTGGAGCGGGCGGCGGCCTGCCATCCAACCTCAACGATTTGCTCAAGAAAAAGTGA
- the rpsP gene encoding 30S ribosomal protein S16, translating into MSVSLRLSRGGSKKRPYYKIVVANSRAPRDGKFLEQVGTYNPLLAKDDENRVRLVEDRVKYWIGVGAQPTDRVARLLDKAGIKERAPTVNPNKGEPGKKAKERAEEKAEKAREAEEAAAAAAAAPVVEEVAEEAAPEAPAAEEAAVEAPAAEDAAPAEEAAAEEAPAAEASEEQAEG; encoded by the coding sequence ATGTCTGTTTCCCTTCGTCTTTCGCGTGGTGGTTCGAAGAAGCGCCCGTACTACAAGATCGTCGTTGCCAACAGCCGCGCTCCGCGTGACGGCAAGTTCCTGGAGCAGGTTGGCACCTACAACCCGCTGCTCGCCAAGGACGACGAAAACCGCGTCCGTCTGGTCGAAGACCGCGTGAAGTACTGGATCGGCGTTGGCGCCCAGCCGACCGACCGCGTTGCCCGTCTGCTCGACAAGGCCGGGATCAAGGAACGCGCCCCGACCGTGAACCCGAACAAGGGTGAGCCGGGCAAGAAGGCCAAGGAGCGCGCCGAAGAAAAGGCCGAAAAGGCCCGCGAAGCTGAAGAAGCTGCTGCTGCCGCTGCCGCCGCTCCGGTGGTTGAAGAAGTGGCCGAAGAAGCCGCTCCGGAAGCCCCGGCTGCCGAAGAAGCTGCTGTCGAAGCCCCGGCCGCTGAAGATGCCGCTCCGGCTGAAGAAGCTGCTGCCGAGGAAGCTCCGGCTGCCGAAGCCAGCGAAGAACAGGCCGAAGGCTAA
- the rimM gene encoding ribosome maturation factor RimM (Essential for efficient processing of 16S rRNA), with amino-acid sequence MASDKPVTLAAIVGAHGVTGEVRLKLFGEGVESLQRFRAFNDSALTLSKLRDDGKGGAVARFAEVTDRNAAEALRGTLLTVPRSALPPLDEGEYYHADLLGLPAVSTDGTDLGEVIAVENYGAGDVLEIKRPTGKRFMVPMRIEAVPEWDAARVVIAAQFAEAD; translated from the coding sequence TTGGCCAGCGACAAGCCTGTCACTCTCGCCGCCATTGTCGGCGCGCATGGGGTGACGGGCGAAGTCCGCCTGAAACTGTTCGGTGAAGGCGTGGAATCGCTCCAGCGGTTCCGCGCCTTCAACGATTCCGCGCTGACGCTTTCGAAGCTGCGCGATGATGGCAAAGGCGGGGCGGTTGCCCGCTTTGCCGAAGTGACCGATCGCAATGCCGCAGAAGCTTTGCGGGGCACGCTGCTGACTGTGCCGCGCTCGGCCCTGCCGCCGCTTGACGAGGGTGAGTATTACCACGCCGACCTGCTTGGACTGCCCGCCGTTTCGACTGATGGCACGGACCTGGGAGAAGTCATCGCGGTTGAGAACTACGGCGCGGGCGACGTGCTGGAGATCAAGCGACCGACCGGCAAGCGCTTCATGGTGCCGATGCGGATCGAGGCCGTGCCGGAGTGGGATGCGGCACGGGTGGTTATTGCCGCACAGTTTGCCGAAGCGGATTAA